The sequence GAGCTGGAAGGCGATGACGACGCCGACCAGGAAGCCGGCAATGCCCCAGAACATCGCCGCCGCGGTGGCGAATTTCACCGGGCCGAAATTGTAGTTCGGCTTGCCGTCGATCTCCAGCGCCGGCAGGGCCGCCGGGCGGTCCACATAGCGGTTGAGGATGACGAACACCGCCGCGATGCTGGCGAAGGCCGAGAGATAGGCGTGGAAGGCATAGGCGGCATCGTGCGTCTTTGCCGCGACGGTGATGCAGGACAGCGCCAGGACCGCGAAGACGAAGGCGAGGCCGCCCTCGCCGAAGGTCATCTTCTTTCCGCTCTGATCGACGCCCGGCTCGGTGGCACCCGAGCCGCGTCCAGCGGAGCTTTGTAGCTGCGTCATTCGACCCTCCACGTTCCGATCGGCCGATCTGGAACGACTCCATGATGTGGAGGGAGCTTTCGCGCCGCGGGCGAGCGACAACCTTGATCCACATCAAGGCTAAGGGTCTTCACGGACGCGCGAGACCGGCGGCGCAATGCCGCGCGCACAGGGTTTTGCCGCGGCCCTCCCCGGCCGTGCCGGACCGCGCGGGCCTTGCCTCCCCCGCCCGCCCCGCCTACAGACGGTCGGACGCGACAGATGCGCCACAGCGCATGAGGACCGGGACGCCGCGCATGATCCGCTTTCTCTTCCGCTTCGTCGGCCTGTGGGTTCTGGCCGGGGCCTTCGTGGCGCTGGTGCTGGACGGGGTGCGCTCCATCGCCTCGGCGGAGATCGTCACCACCCCGCTCGGCGTCACCTGGCTCGCCGTGGGACCGGACTCGCTGACCCGCTTCCAGGCCTTCGTCACCCGCACCCTCTCCGCCACGGTGTGGGATTATCTCGTCGTGCCGGTGCTCGGCGCCCCTCTCTTCCTCGTGCTCGGCGTCATCGGCGCGCTGCTGCTGCTGATCGGCCGCCGCCCGGCGGCGTGATGCCGCGCGCGTGAAGAGCGCGGCACGGCTCCGCCCTCGCGCGAAGCGGCGGCAATCCCCATATTGGCGCCATTCCAGCAAGGGATTTGCCCCATGTTCTTCTTCAAGAAGAGTATCGACCTGCCGACCCCCGCGCAGGCGCTGCCCGGCCGCGCCCGCCCGCTGCCCACCGCCGAGACCCATTTCGTCAACGGCCACAAGCTGAAGGGCCCCTATCCCGAAGGGTTCGAGACCGCGATTTTCGGGCTTGGCTGCTTCTGGGGCGCGGAGCGCAAGTTCTGGCAGACGCCGGGCGTCTATGTGACCGCCGTCGGCTACATCAACGGCATCACCCCGAACCCGACCTATGAGGAGACCTGCACCGGGCTCACCGGCCATGCCGAGGCGGTGCTGGTCGTGTTCGACCCCGCGAAGGTCAGCTACGCACAGCTGCTCAAGCTGTTCTGGGAGAGCCACGACCCGACCCAGGGCATGCGGCAGGGCAATGATGTCGGCACCACCTACCGTTCCGGCATCTATGTCACCTCAGCCCAGCAGCGCGCGGAGGCCGAGGCGAGCAAGGCGGCCTATGAGCCGGCGCTGAAGGCGAAGGGCTTCCCCGCCATCACCACCGAGATCGTCGACGCCCCGGTGTTCTACTTCGCCGAGGACTACCACCAGCAATACCTCGCCAAGAACCCGAACGGCTATTGCGGGCTCGGCGGCACCGGCGTCTCCTGCCCCATCGGCACCGGCGTCACCGCCTGACGTCACCGCCTGACGCCACCGGGGGCGGCGGGTCTTCCCGCCGCGCCTCGCCACCCGCCGTGCCTGTCTGTTCTTTGCCTGTCTATTCTTGGTCGCATCGCCGGGCGCGTCT comes from Ancylobacter polymorphus and encodes:
- the msrA gene encoding peptide-methionine (S)-S-oxide reductase MsrA, with amino-acid sequence MFFFKKSIDLPTPAQALPGRARPLPTAETHFVNGHKLKGPYPEGFETAIFGLGCFWGAERKFWQTPGVYVTAVGYINGITPNPTYEETCTGLTGHAEAVLVVFDPAKVSYAQLLKLFWESHDPTQGMRQGNDVGTTYRSGIYVTSAQQRAEAEASKAAYEPALKAKGFPAITTEIVDAPVFYFAEDYHQQYLAKNPNGYCGLGGTGVSCPIGTGVTA